From a single Crateriforma spongiae genomic region:
- a CDS encoding flavin reductase family protein: MNFSASELSARAMYHWMVGLITPRPIAWVSTRSSAGHVNLAPFSFFNGVGAKPPCLMFCPANNDDGSPKDTLRNLTETGQFAVSIVNEAVVDAMNMTAGAFDHEVDEYDVAKIEKADCVTIDVPRVSDAIATFECELMQAIQLGTGPGGANLVIGHIRHLHVADGLVADGRLKLRDLKTVGRMGGPLYCRTNDLFDLARPSQD, from the coding sequence ATGAACTTTTCCGCCAGCGAACTATCCGCCCGAGCGATGTACCACTGGATGGTCGGGCTGATCACACCGCGTCCGATCGCCTGGGTTTCCACCCGTTCGTCCGCCGGCCACGTGAACTTGGCTCCGTTCAGTTTCTTCAACGGTGTGGGCGCCAAACCGCCGTGCCTGATGTTCTGTCCCGCGAACAACGACGACGGTTCGCCCAAAGACACCCTGCGAAATTTGACCGAAACCGGCCAGTTCGCCGTCAGCATCGTCAACGAAGCGGTCGTCGACGCAATGAACATGACCGCGGGTGCGTTTGATCACGAAGTCGACGAATACGACGTTGCGAAGATTGAAAAGGCGGACTGCGTGACGATTGATGTCCCACGCGTTTCCGATGCCATCGCCACGTTTGAATGCGAACTGATGCAAGCGATTCAATTGGGCACCGGACCGGGCGGTGCGAACCTGGTCATCGGGCACATCCGTCACTTGCACGTGGCAGATGGCCTGGTCGCCGATGGTCGCTTGAAGCTGCGGGATCTGAAAACGGTCGGACGCATGGGCGGACCGTTGTACTGCCGCACCAATGACCTGTTCGATCTGGCGCGGCCGTCGCAAGACTAG
- a CDS encoding inositol monophosphatase family protein yields the protein MDQQHLDVAVDAARAGAKELMARRDDRVVSEKSPKDLVTDADLASQHAIRQRLQAAFPDYAFVGEEEGENDPPESVRRGDPDAPPCWVVDPLDGTVNYVHRLQSFAVSIALYARGKMRLGVILDPTRDELFTAIDGQGAQANGRTMNSSDCRQIGNSLIACSFKAGVQSDDPEVGRFVRVLEQCRSLRRLGSCALNMCYVADGRLDAYWATGVAAWDSAAGTVIARESGAVLTAYNGDEFDDWNPKFVVAANTSLHQSLLPLLS from the coding sequence ATGGATCAACAACATCTGGACGTCGCCGTTGATGCCGCCAGGGCAGGGGCGAAGGAATTGATGGCACGCCGCGATGATCGCGTCGTGTCAGAAAAGTCGCCCAAGGACTTGGTGACCGACGCCGATTTGGCATCGCAACACGCGATACGACAGCGGCTGCAGGCCGCTTTCCCCGACTACGCCTTCGTCGGTGAAGAGGAAGGCGAAAACGACCCGCCTGAATCCGTCCGCCGCGGCGATCCCGATGCGCCGCCTTGCTGGGTGGTCGACCCGCTGGACGGCACCGTGAATTACGTCCACCGTCTGCAAAGCTTTGCGGTTTCGATCGCCCTGTACGCACGGGGGAAAATGCGGTTGGGCGTCATCCTGGATCCCACACGCGATGAATTGTTCACCGCCATCGACGGTCAGGGTGCCCAAGCCAACGGTCGCACCATGAATTCCAGCGACTGTCGGCAAATCGGCAACAGCCTGATCGCGTGCAGCTTCAAGGCCGGCGTTCAATCCGACGATCCGGAAGTCGGCCGGTTCGTTCGCGTGCTGGAACAATGCCGGTCGCTACGCCGTCTGGGCTCATGCGCCTTGAACATGTGCTACGTCGCCGACGGTCGCTTGGACGCCTACTGGGCCACCGGTGTCGCCGCCTGGGACAGCGCCGCGGGAACCGTGATCGCACGCGAATCCGGCGCCGTGCTGACGGCGTACAACGGCGACGAATTTGACGACTGGAATCCAAAGTTTGTTGTCGCAGCAAACACGTCGTTGCACCAGAGCTTGCTGCCACTGCTGTCGTGA
- a CDS encoding serine/threonine-protein kinase, translated as MISTTRFEPTPTLTFHGSKVQQSDSRLVQHYDDLTRGNKLSWTGHYHLRRMLGKGGQGEVYLTEVRGTDGFTVPAAMKIFSPERYKDTRSYEDAMARVASIAAKVALIQNDNLLDVQNFFERHRIRVMLMEWVDGYDLRQLMSPKCLELLQSRLPIKRWRYINEVILTAGPEQSRFKAGVAVAIVRECLAALAALHREGMVHGDIKPANIMLKRSGHTKLIDLGSAFFYDDPPNERDCTPLYAAPEVLENQRSSPKSDLASIGYVLIELLSGKNPFADATKLRDLLVAKRELPKNLHKILPKEVVVNDLLMSFLKGLIAYDPNKRFPSAEAAEHVDQGAAAFHRQLIISNMSTEYDNDIRVWLEELRELETD; from the coding sequence ATGATCTCCACCACTCGTTTCGAACCCACGCCGACGCTGACGTTCCACGGATCGAAGGTTCAGCAATCGGATTCACGTCTGGTTCAGCATTACGACGATCTGACTCGGGGCAACAAACTTAGTTGGACCGGTCACTACCACCTTCGCCGCATGTTGGGCAAAGGGGGGCAGGGCGAGGTGTATTTGACCGAAGTGCGTGGCACTGACGGTTTCACCGTTCCCGCGGCGATGAAAATCTTCAGCCCCGAACGGTACAAAGACACCCGCAGTTACGAAGACGCGATGGCTCGGGTCGCCTCCATTGCGGCCAAGGTCGCTTTGATCCAAAACGACAATCTTCTAGACGTCCAAAACTTTTTCGAACGCCATCGCATCCGCGTCATGCTGATGGAATGGGTCGACGGGTATGACTTGCGACAACTGATGTCGCCCAAGTGTTTGGAACTGCTGCAGTCGCGTCTGCCGATCAAGCGATGGCGTTACATTAACGAAGTCATCTTGACCGCCGGTCCGGAACAGTCCCGGTTCAAAGCGGGGGTCGCCGTCGCGATCGTCCGCGAATGCTTGGCGGCGCTGGCGGCGTTGCACCGCGAAGGCATGGTCCACGGCGACATCAAGCCCGCCAACATCATGCTGAAACGCAGCGGTCACACCAAGTTGATTGATCTGGGGTCCGCATTCTTCTATGACGACCCGCCCAACGAGCGCGACTGCACGCCGCTGTACGCCGCGCCGGAAGTGCTGGAAAACCAGCGATCCAGTCCCAAGAGCGATTTGGCCAGCATCGGCTATGTGCTGATCGAACTTTTGAGCGGAAAAAATCCTTTCGCAGATGCGACAAAACTTCGCGATTTGTTGGTTGCCAAACGTGAACTTCCCAAGAATCTGCATAAGATTTTGCCCAAGGAAGTTGTGGTGAACGACCTTCTGATGAGCTTTTTGAAGGGTTTGATCGCCTACGACCCCAACAAACGCTTTCCCAGCGCCGAAGCGGCCGAGCACGTCGATCAGGGGGCCGCGGCCTTCCATCGCCAGCTAATTATCAGCAACATGTCGACAGAGTACGACAATGACATTCGTGTCTGGCTGGAAGAGCTGCGCGAACTGGAAACCGACTAG
- a CDS encoding DUF1559 domain-containing protein translates to MNLSTVANCRFLSPAVYTAAFLLMALVGGVCDAQSDDERASGGSIVDSAYLPPTSIATARIRPQLLLESEIFQWMPIEVAEAWTQEALGLDLRSVQDVRFVLNFPAGRGAPPMGFVIRLSQPFDPAGIDPELLAVEDPQMVGQRQVYALGDRQMPFLLHALDPQTILIASPTMLEPMILAEDATGELADLVATESSDQPAVEIGIGMLMLRPIAMQMAQQAGEDLPPPMRRLTEVPNYLDAIWVNVSANQATFHTELRLIASDDGAAEKLQDIVDEAIVNARDMFVQQMDAEVDDDGPIGQAQRAYARRLADGMLAMMQPQREGDRLLYEAESGVSVAAVGVLTGLLLPAVQAARNAARRVATANNLKQIGLAMHNYHSAYRKLPGPAIVDENGKPLLSWRVAVLPFVEQQALYEQFHLDEPWDSPHNIQLIDQMPDVYRDPEIETDPGETIYHAMVDDKALQKHGGPNRFRDCLDGLSNTIMAVQVTKENAVPWTAPVDFEIDWDDPLAGIKRMEPGGIQVLMADGAVLVFDESLGAETFKKMITRAGGEIIDAR, encoded by the coding sequence ATGAATTTGTCGACCGTGGCGAATTGCCGATTTCTGTCGCCCGCTGTTTACACGGCAGCTTTTCTTTTGATGGCATTGGTCGGGGGCGTCTGTGATGCTCAATCCGATGATGAACGTGCGTCCGGCGGCTCGATTGTTGATTCTGCGTATCTGCCACCGACCTCCATCGCCACCGCTCGGATCCGGCCCCAGCTGTTGTTGGAATCGGAGATCTTTCAGTGGATGCCGATCGAGGTTGCCGAGGCTTGGACGCAAGAAGCATTGGGGCTGGATCTGAGAAGTGTTCAGGACGTGCGATTCGTCTTGAATTTTCCCGCCGGTCGCGGCGCTCCGCCGATGGGATTCGTCATTCGATTGTCCCAGCCGTTTGATCCGGCCGGAATTGATCCGGAACTACTGGCGGTTGAAGACCCGCAAATGGTGGGTCAGCGACAGGTCTACGCCCTAGGGGATCGGCAGATGCCCTTCTTGCTGCATGCGTTGGACCCGCAAACGATTCTGATCGCCAGCCCCACCATGCTGGAGCCGATGATCTTGGCCGAAGACGCGACCGGTGAACTGGCTGACTTGGTCGCCACTGAATCATCGGATCAGCCTGCGGTGGAGATCGGCATCGGAATGTTGATGTTGCGACCGATCGCGATGCAGATGGCACAGCAGGCCGGCGAAGACTTGCCGCCACCGATGCGGCGGTTGACCGAAGTGCCGAACTATCTAGACGCGATCTGGGTGAATGTCTCCGCGAATCAGGCAACCTTTCACACGGAACTGCGTTTGATCGCCAGTGATGACGGGGCCGCGGAAAAGCTGCAGGACATCGTCGACGAGGCGATCGTCAATGCGCGTGACATGTTTGTCCAGCAAATGGACGCCGAAGTCGATGACGATGGGCCGATCGGTCAGGCACAGCGGGCATACGCAAGGCGTCTGGCCGACGGCATGCTGGCGATGATGCAGCCCCAGCGTGAAGGCGACCGATTGTTGTACGAAGCCGAATCGGGCGTGTCCGTTGCGGCCGTCGGTGTGCTGACCGGCTTGCTGCTGCCGGCCGTCCAGGCGGCGCGCAATGCGGCGCGTCGTGTTGCGACGGCAAACAATCTGAAACAGATCGGATTGGCGATGCACAACTATCATTCCGCCTATCGCAAATTGCCCGGGCCGGCCATCGTCGACGAAAACGGCAAGCCGTTGCTCAGTTGGCGTGTCGCCGTCTTGCCGTTCGTGGAACAGCAAGCGTTGTACGAACAATTTCATTTGGACGAACCGTGGGACAGTCCGCACAACATCCAGCTGATCGACCAGATGCCCGATGTGTATCGCGATCCCGAGATCGAAACGGATCCGGGCGAAACGATTTACCACGCGATGGTGGATGACAAAGCGTTGCAAAAGCACGGTGGCCCGAATCGGTTCCGCGACTGTTTGGATGGCCTAAGCAACACGATCATGGCAGTCCAAGTGACCAAGGAAAACGCGGTGCCTTGGACAGCGCCCGTTGATTTTGAAATTGACTGGGATGATCCGCTTGCCGGAATCAAACGAATGGAACCTGGTGGTATTCAAGTGTTGATGGCCGACGGTGCGGTGTTGGTGTTTGACGAATCATTGGGCGCTGAAACGTTCAAGAAGATGATCACCCGCGCCGGCGGGGAAATCATTGACGCACGCTGA
- the xerD gene encoding site-specific tyrosine recombinase XerD, which translates to MSRRLTKLQMLRQGEAAKPASPAQDTVCGDFLDYLKGECHLAANTIDAYGRDIRLFLQWLGGKDLRKVRVGQLSDFMGHLRDKGQAPSSIARTVVAVRTFFRYLQLEGRVTENPAELLSTQKMWQRVPGVLSVREVDDFLRSPRKTDTFWQRDRAILEVLYATGCRASEVCSLRVRDMSLKERQIKAHGKGGKQRMVPIGSRAIQAIDLYLEQLRGKLAAKSPHPPEALFLSRGGRPLDRIQLWRLVKLYARRVGIDPKISPHSLRHSFATHMLAGGADLRQVQELLGHASIQTTQIYTHVEHSRLKKVHRQFHPRA; encoded by the coding sequence TTGAGTCGACGATTAACCAAGCTGCAGATGCTTCGCCAGGGCGAAGCCGCAAAACCGGCGTCCCCCGCACAGGACACGGTATGCGGCGATTTCCTGGACTATTTGAAGGGCGAATGTCACCTGGCGGCCAATACGATCGACGCCTACGGACGTGACATCCGTCTGTTCCTGCAGTGGTTGGGCGGTAAAGACCTGCGGAAAGTACGGGTCGGCCAGCTTTCTGATTTCATGGGACACCTGCGTGACAAAGGCCAGGCGCCGTCATCCATCGCGCGAACCGTGGTCGCCGTCCGAACGTTTTTTCGCTACCTGCAGCTCGAAGGCCGCGTCACCGAAAACCCGGCCGAACTGCTGTCCACCCAGAAAATGTGGCAGCGGGTCCCCGGCGTCCTTTCGGTGCGTGAAGTCGACGATTTCCTGCGGTCGCCGCGGAAAACGGACACCTTCTGGCAACGTGATCGTGCGATCTTGGAAGTCCTGTACGCGACGGGATGCCGGGCCAGCGAGGTCTGTTCGCTGCGTGTTCGTGACATGTCGCTGAAAGAACGCCAAATCAAGGCGCACGGAAAAGGCGGCAAGCAGCGCATGGTCCCCATCGGTTCCCGTGCGATCCAAGCGATTGACCTGTATCTCGAACAACTGCGGGGCAAGCTGGCGGCGAAATCACCGCATCCGCCCGAAGCGTTGTTTCTGTCACGCGGAGGCCGACCGCTCGATCGCATCCAGCTTTGGCGTCTGGTCAAGCTGTACGCACGCCGCGTCGGGATTGATCCAAAGATCAGCCCACACAGTCTGCGGCACAGCTTTGCCACGCACATGCTGGCCGGTGGCGCGGACCTGCGTCAGGTCCAGGAACTGCTTGGCCACGCCAGCATTCAGACGACACAGATTTATACCCATGTCGAACATTCACGTCTGAAGAAAGTCCATCGACAATTCCACCCCCGCGCCTGA
- the galE gene encoding UDP-glucose 4-epimerase GalE — MNVLVVGGAGYIGSHAVRLLLDAGHQVVVYDNLSRGHSEAVPAGMLVEGDVADRAKLVQVMKDKQIDAVMHFAAFALVNESVNDPSLYYRNNVIAALELLEAMREADVKKIVFSSTTATYGEPDTIPIPETTPQNPINPYGFTKLVIEKALADYAAAYGFAYAALRYFNAAGARPDGTIGEDHDPESHIIPIVLQVALGQREFITIFGDDYPTPDGTCIRDYIHVDDLGDAHLKALEKLEPGKGICVNLGTGKGTSVREIVEACREVTGHPIPEKMGERRAGDPPELVADASMARQVLGWEPKYNDAKSIVETAWAWHRDHPRGYAT; from the coding sequence ATGAACGTTTTGGTTGTCGGTGGCGCCGGCTATATCGGTTCGCACGCGGTCCGTCTGCTGCTAGACGCCGGGCACCAAGTGGTGGTTTACGACAATTTGTCACGTGGACACAGTGAAGCGGTCCCCGCGGGCATGTTGGTCGAAGGTGATGTGGCCGATCGTGCCAAGTTGGTCCAGGTGATGAAGGACAAGCAAATCGATGCGGTCATGCATTTCGCCGCGTTTGCGCTGGTCAACGAATCCGTCAACGATCCATCGCTGTATTACCGCAACAACGTGATCGCGGCGTTGGAACTCTTGGAAGCGATGCGCGAAGCCGACGTGAAGAAGATCGTCTTCAGCAGCACGACGGCGACCTACGGTGAACCCGACACGATCCCGATCCCGGAAACGACGCCCCAAAATCCGATCAACCCTTACGGCTTCACCAAGCTGGTGATTGAAAAGGCGCTGGCCGATTACGCCGCCGCCTATGGTTTTGCCTACGCCGCGCTGCGGTATTTCAATGCCGCCGGCGCGCGACCCGACGGAACGATCGGCGAAGATCACGATCCGGAATCGCACATCATTCCGATCGTCTTGCAGGTGGCATTGGGGCAACGTGAATTCATCACGATCTTTGGCGATGACTATCCGACACCCGACGGCACGTGCATCCGTGACTACATTCACGTCGATGATCTTGGCGACGCCCACCTAAAAGCTCTGGAAAAGCTGGAGCCAGGCAAAGGCATTTGTGTCAATCTTGGCACCGGCAAGGGCACCAGTGTCCGTGAGATTGTCGAGGCGTGCCGCGAAGTCACCGGACATCCGATTCCGGAAAAAATGGGCGAACGTCGCGCCGGGGATCCGCCCGAATTGGTCGCCGATGCGTCGATGGCGCGACAAGTCCTGGGATGGGAACCCAAGTACAACGACGCCAAATCGATCGTTGAAACCGCTTGGGCGTGGCACCGCGATCATCCCCGCGGCTACGCCACCTGA
- a CDS encoding PH domain-containing protein: MTTTPDAVSGTNDPPPVMATKAQADGSLRLHTATLWLPVLENLRRSLVPLAVGCLVMTPPVAIAFYALFFVAPVVLYFAIRYLTLTYQIRQDALVIHTGWLARRERRIPWDRVQEAKQEQSLFGKPLGLTQLTLKTAGSDDEEASLNVITSKQADQIRHRILSGQSVAPEIQSTTTTDHQAIASHSDFDESLTAKELFLGGLTSQLIAGIFGVLGAIAYFQLSWGGPFDWLGGPKDWLEHVPAPPWVAPMEQATETLRSQLPSLGPFDVLIDLVLSETMFKSVTLAVLSMIAATVAFVVRYHAYEIRRTGDRLVVAHGLLTRQESSLSRRRIQSLKLEESPLRRWAGLASIRVDNAGDHREVDENKNRSLLVPAAERNKAIEIAGQVIGRFPIDQPGWQKVSPKAIGRGTRLGCLIYAAVLLQIASWSLILAIGLSPGFALVYLCNRQWYRHTGYRIGDHNVMYRNGWISRVTLGLPIDNIQNLRISQSPLDRRLGLATLSIDTAGQSNTGGGPVIRNLTLLTAARLRRRLAKRIANQPFRW; the protein is encoded by the coding sequence GTGACGACGACACCTGACGCCGTTTCCGGCACGAATGATCCACCGCCGGTCATGGCGACAAAGGCTCAAGCCGATGGATCCCTACGGTTGCACACCGCAACACTTTGGTTGCCCGTGTTGGAAAACCTTCGACGTTCGCTGGTTCCGCTGGCGGTCGGATGTTTGGTCATGACGCCGCCCGTTGCGATCGCATTCTATGCTTTGTTTTTCGTCGCGCCCGTTGTTCTGTACTTCGCGATCCGGTACCTCACGCTGACGTATCAAATCCGCCAAGACGCCTTGGTGATCCACACCGGCTGGCTGGCACGACGCGAACGACGCATTCCGTGGGACCGAGTCCAGGAAGCCAAACAAGAGCAAAGTCTGTTCGGCAAGCCCCTGGGTTTGACTCAATTGACGCTGAAGACCGCCGGCAGTGATGACGAAGAAGCCTCGCTGAACGTCATCACGTCCAAGCAAGCCGATCAAATCCGCCACCGCATCCTTTCCGGACAGTCAGTTGCACCGGAGATCCAGTCCACCACAACCACTGACCACCAAGCAATCGCGAGCCACTCGGATTTTGACGAATCATTGACCGCTAAAGAACTTTTCCTTGGCGGTCTGACATCGCAGTTGATTGCGGGGATTTTTGGTGTGCTCGGTGCCATTGCCTACTTCCAGCTTTCCTGGGGTGGCCCGTTTGATTGGCTGGGCGGACCGAAGGATTGGCTGGAACATGTGCCGGCCCCGCCATGGGTCGCGCCCATGGAACAGGCCACCGAAACATTGCGATCGCAACTGCCCAGCCTGGGACCGTTTGACGTCCTGATCGACCTGGTGCTGTCGGAGACGATGTTCAAGAGCGTCACGTTGGCGGTCCTGTCTATGATCGCGGCGACCGTCGCGTTTGTCGTTCGATACCATGCGTACGAAATTCGCCGCACCGGTGACCGGTTGGTTGTGGCTCATGGACTACTGACGCGCCAAGAAAGCAGCCTTTCGCGTCGCCGGATTCAATCATTGAAGCTGGAAGAAAGCCCACTGCGTCGCTGGGCCGGACTGGCGTCAATCCGTGTCGATAATGCAGGCGACCATCGCGAAGTCGACGAGAACAAAAACCGCAGCTTGCTGGTCCCTGCCGCCGAGCGGAACAAAGCAATCGAAATCGCCGGACAAGTCATCGGCAGATTTCCGATCGATCAGCCCGGATGGCAAAAAGTGTCCCCCAAAGCCATCGGCCGCGGGACACGGTTGGGTTGCCTGATCTATGCCGCCGTCTTACTGCAAATTGCGTCTTGGTCGTTGATTCTGGCCATCGGTCTGTCACCAGGCTTCGCTCTGGTCTACCTATGCAATCGCCAGTGGTACCGACACACCGGATACCGAATCGGTGACCATAACGTGATGTACCGCAACGGCTGGATCAGCCGAGTGACGTTGGGCCTGCCGATCGATAACATCCAGAATCTGCGAATCAGCCAATCGCCGCTGGATCGTCGCCTGGGCTTGGCCACGCTTTCGATCGACACGGCAGGCCAATCGAACACCGGCGGCGGACCGGTGATCCGAAACTTGACGTTGTTGACAGCCGCCCGCTTGCGACGCCGACTGGCCAAGCGTATCGCCAACCAGCCGTTTCGCTGGTGA